The genomic region CGCAGCCGAGGTCACCGGATACACCGCTCACCCGACTGAATTACGATATGGACTCGAGTCGATCTCCCTTCGGAACGAGTAGCGTCGCGAACGAAGTCGTCGTCGAAACGCTCGAGAACGCCGACCTCGAGACGAGCTCGACGGTCTGACATCGGGGTCCCGGTCCCGTCGATTCTGGATGTCGCATTCGAGATCGACGCTGAGTACATCGTAAGCGGCGGCAGAAAGCGCTCATCGACCGGCAAGGCGCTGTTCGGGAGCACGACCCAGTCCGTCCTGTTCGAGGCCGATCGCCCGATTGTGACGGTCATGTCGGATGCCGAGGAGAGGGTTGATCCGCTACCTCGAGGCGATCACACTCGAATCGTCGGATGGTCGCCGCCAGCGGGACAGCGAGCTCGTCGCGGATCGCAGTCCTAATCGCGGCGTCGAGTCGGGCATCGTGAACTGATCGGTCGCCGAACGGGACGGTTTCGAGTAACTGGGAATTGGGTAGAAGTTGATAAGGATGTCCCCGAACGTGTTACCCGTCGCGCAACCCGCTGTGCGCGACAGACCGCGATCCAATCAGCCACCTACCAACACCCTACTGTGGCCCCCGACGATGAGCACCCCTCTCCCACCGTCGGCCCTGTCGCTTTGCTCCTCGAGGTATCACGTCACCAGTCCGTCGCCGATCGCTTCTACGCCGTCCTCTGTAATCGCACGATAGTTCACCCGACTATGGGAATGTCGTTGGCTTGTAACATCTTCCGGGTGTCGCGGTCCCACATTTCCATCCTGCAATCGTCAGTTTGGCGCTATTCGAATTGTATAGAAACGAATATGAATTACGTTCTATCGGAGAATATATACATCCAGAATCAACTCGATCTTCGCTGCTTTCACCGCCATCGGAATCCGTCTTGATGACGTATCGGCGAGCGATATCGCGAAGTATCGACGGTGTATACGACTCATCGAGAAATCCGTACAGGCACGTTCTATGAGGACACTCATCACCGAACTGAGTCGGTTTGATGATTCTCTCGACTTTTCTATCCGGTTACCATGTACCGCGATGATGTGGAACCCGAATCAGTAACTCACCGACCGAAACGTAATTTGGCGATCCGCCAGCACCGATTGTAGACTGTTCCTTCGAAGCCACTACGAGTTGCAATCAAATTACGAGTATCGACTACCTCTCGAGTTGTAGAGTACTATTCGAAAGTGATTGGTGTGGATACGTTGGTCTTTCGTTATACCAACTCGAGTGTTGGATCTCACACGATTCTCGAGAGCAGTAATACTTTTTTACCCGTCGGTATAACGTGATTACACGGGTAACTAGCACAGAGAAACACTAATCCGACCGGCTCGTCTTGACACATACTCGCTGTACAGCCATACAGTTGTAAATGAAAGATGTACCATTTGGTCAAAATCGGTTCGAAATCGTCTGGATTCCGTGCCATCGACTCCCTATAACTGTCGATGTGAGTCGATCGAGCGCGAGGATGTTCGGTCTCAGGAAGGACGAGAACCCACGAACGAGATCACAGAAGATCCGTCGAAAGAGTGTCCGACGGATGCTCAGAAGACGAACGGGCCTTGCTGGCGAATCGGCTCCTCGTGAGGCAGGCCGGAGACGGCGACGAGACGGAACGGGTCGTCGCTGTCGTTCTCGACGACGACGTCTCGGGTGTCCGTGACGGGGAGAACGTCGCCCTCATCGAAGTCATTTCCGTCGGCGGACCCCGCTCCGGAGACACCGTAGAGAAAGCCGGACCAGCCGTCGGGCAGCGTCCACGTCCACGTATCGGCGACGTGGACATCTAGGTACTCCATCTCCGTGTGGAGATCGATCGGCGAGCCGTCGCCGACGACGGTGGTCACGGTCGCGCCGTCGAACTCTGCGGTGGGGAGTTCCGCCGCCGACGCGTCGACGTAGTCCGGGTCCGCTTCCTTGTCGTCGCGCGGGAGGTTCACCCAGAGTTGAAGGCCGTTACAGGCCGCGCCGTCAGCGGGAAACTCGGAGTGTTGGATCCCGCTGCCGGTCGTGATACGCATGGCATCGTTCTCGTAGGCGGTGTGCTCGACGCCCAGCGAATCCTCGTGGTCCATCCCGCCCTCGATCATGTACGAGACGATCTCGAAGCCCTTGTGGGCGTGCATCGGGAAGCCTTTATCCGGATCGATATAGAAGCGCTCGAACAGAACGAACGGGTCGAGGTTCGACGGATAGTCGTTCGTCGGGAACGCGCGGTTCGAGTTGACGCCCGTCCCGTGTCGGACGAGTTGGCCCGGAATCGGTTCGTCACGACTCTGCCCGGTCTCATCTGTTGTCATATGCGATCCGAGGCTCTCACTCCTGATAAGCATCTCGTATGCGGAATCTTGATCCCGTCACTGACGAGACAGTGTCTCGTCCGCATCGGTCCACACAAGGTGTACTTAGCCTGCAACGGGCGATACGGAATACCAGTCCGATTACTTGAACACGATACAGAGAACGTTCATATTCGCGGCGTGTGTTGCCCTACTTGGAAACATGAGCGACTACGAACTACCGCCGCTGCCGTACGACTACGACGCGCTCGAGCCGGCACTGTCCGAACAGGTACTGACCTGGCATCACGACACGCACCATCAGGGCTACGTCAACGGCTGGAACGCAGCCGAAGAGACGCTCGAGGAGAACCGTGAGGAAGGCGACTTTTCCTCCTCCGCGGGCGCGCTCCGCAACGTTACCCACAACGGCTCCGGACACGTTCTTCACACCCTCTTCTGGGAGTCCATGAGCCCCGAGGGCGGCGACGAGCCCGAGGGCGACCTCGCCGACCGCATCGCGGAGGACTTCGGCTCCTACGAGGCCTGGAAGGGCGAATTCGAGGCCGCCGCGTCCGCCGCTGGCGGCTGGGCGCTGCTCGTCTACGACAGCCACAGCGAGCAACTGCGAAACGTCGTCGTTGACAAGCACGACCAAGGTGCGCTCTGGGGGAGCCACCCGATTCTGGCGCTGGACGTCTGGGAACACTCCTACTACCACGATTACGGGCCGGCCCGCGGCGACTTCGTCGAGAGCTTCTTCGATGTCGTCGACTGGGAGGAACCCTCGAGCCGCTACCAAGCGGCCGTCGAACGCTTCGAATAAGCGGCCACGCGCGACGATCGCGCGATTCTCGGCCCGCTGAGGCCCCATCAGGGCATTGATGGGTGCCGTGGGTTTGTCGTCCGCTGGTCGACTGCGGACGTTTCTGTAACCGAGTACAGTCGAGTCGGAGAGTTGTCTCCCCGTCCATACGCCCTATACGCCCGCTCGAGGACCGACCCCCGATGAGCGCGCTATTCGGGGAGCTGCTCGACGACGGCGGTGTCGACGACGGAGACGGAATCGTCGAGGAGGACCTGCAGTTCGTCGTCCCCGCAGGGGATGGTCACCCGGACGCGCAGCGGATCCGTTTCGGTGACCGTCGTCCGCCGATCGCTCACGCACCAGTCGAAGTGCCAGAAGGGTTCGGTGTTTACGTCGACGCCGCGCTCGGAGTGGAAGACGAGGACCTCGGCGTTGTCGAGGAGAGTGACGCCGACCGTTGACTGGAGCCGATAGCTACAGCGCTGGCAGACGTGCTCGACGGCCACATCGAGGTCCGCATCGTCGGGATCGCGGACGAGGTCGGTCTCGACCGGGCCGGTACACTCGGGGCAGACGCCGTCGGCGGCGAGACAGTAGTGGTGGCGGACGTAGTGGTGGAACGCTTGGAGGAGGTCGTCCGTCGTGCGATCGTCGAGTCCGCCCGAGGGGAAGGGATAGCTCACTTGGATGGTACCGCAGTCGGTACAGCCGATGGTGAGGGTGTCGTCGACGTACCAGCCGTGCAGGGGGCCGTCGCAGGCGTAACAGGAACCGGTGGCGGGGAAGAAGCCCAGTTGGGCCCGCTCGGTGAGCGTTCCGGTGAAGATGGAGCTGACGACTTTCCGCCCGGGATAGCGGAACGCGTAGCCGTCGTCGCTTTGCTTGATAAAGTGGCCGGTAAGCTTCTGGAGATGGTAGTTGAAGTTCGCGCTGTCCGCGATGTCCACCCGCTCGAAGAGTTCCGTGAAGCGGACGGGAGCGTCGTCGGCACCGAGCTCGAGGAGCGCACGGAGGATCTCGACGCGCGTGTCGTTCCCGAGGACGGCGAAGACGTCCGCGGGGACCATCTCTGACTCCGTCCGGGCGACCGGTTTGACGCCGCCGTCGCGGTCGATATCCCCCTCTGCCCCCGTCCCGGCGTCGGCGGTTCGATCGAACTGGCTCATGAATGCGAGTTCGTTGACCGACCGGTAAAGGATATCGGAACGCGTTCCGTGCCCCGGCGGGATCGGTCGTCCGGAACGCTCTCTCAGAGCGTCGACTCGAGTGCAGTCCCGGTGCGCTAATAAGGCGCTCGCTCGTACCGGCCGGTATGCCCTCGACGCACGAATCGGACTCGTCTCTCGAGACTCGAGAGGCGATCATGGAGGCGACGTTCCGAGCCCTCAGTAAGCATGGGTCGACGGACCTGCGCGTGCGGGATATCGGGGCGGAGTTCGATAAGAGCCGCACGCTCATCCACTACCACTTCGACGGGAAGCACGACCTCATCTCCTCGTTTCTCGAGTACCTCGTCGAGCAGTACGAGGACCAACCCGACGTGGACGAAACGGCGGATCCGTGGGAGGCGTTGCACGTTCGTATCGAACAGTGTCTCTTCGGGCCCGACCTCGGCGCGGAGTTCGACCACTGGGAGCGCATGAAAGTCTACCACGAACTCTTCTCGCAGGCCCAGCACAACGACCGCCATCGCGAGGCGTTCAACGAACATTACGACGAAATCCGGGAGAACATCGCGCGGGTGCTTCGCATCGGCATCGAGCAGGGCGAATTTCGCGAGGTCGATGTCGCGGACATGGCACAACTCATCACGGACGTCATCCACGCCGCACGGGCCAGAAAAATCTCTCTCGGCCACGACGACGCCCCGGAACAGGCACTGCGTGCGGTCGACGAGTTCGTTCTCCCCGCGCTTCGCCCGCAGCCCGCTCGAGACGACTGAGCGCGATCCTGCCCATCGCTTCGGCCGTCGGTCTCAGCCCACTCGTTGCGAACGACTCGCTATCTGCTCGCTGTGAAGCGGCACGGATTTCTCCGTTCCTGCTCCTTTTACGCGATTAGACCATTTGGTAAAACACGATGCCAGACGAGATACTACTCGACGGTACGTGGGACGAACTGTACATCGACGGCGACTGGACCTCGAGCGAGAGCGGTGAAACGATCGCCGTAGCGGACCCGTCGACCCGCGACGTGATCACCGAGGTCGCCGCCGCGACCGAAGCGGATGTCGACGCCGCATACGAGGCCGCGGCCGAGGCACAAACGGAGTGGGCGGACCAACCGCCCGCGCGTCGGCAGGACGTTATCGAACAGTTTCAGCAGGCGATCCGCACTCACCGGGACGAAATCATCGACCTACTGGCGGCCGAAGTCGGCGGCTCGCGTATCATGGGCGAGACGTCGATCCAGATCGCGTCCGATCACGCGAGCGAGGCCGCGACGCTCCCGCGCCGGATGAAAGGCGAACACGCCGCCTCTAACATCCCCGGGAAGGAAAACCTCGTCCAGCGCGAGGCCAAGGGCGTCGTCACGGTCATTTCGCCGTGGAACTTCCCGCTGAACCTCTCGATGCGGGCCGTCGCACCCGCCATCGCCGCCGGGAACAGCGTCGTCCTCAAACCCTCGACGAACTCCCCCATCACCGGCGGTCTCCTCTTCGCCAAACTCCTCGAGGAGACCGACCTCCCCGACGGCGTGTTAAACGTCGTTACGGGTCGCGGCTCCGACATCGGCGACCGGGTCGCCGGCCATCCCGAGAGCGACGTGGTCGCCTTTACCGGTTCGACCGAAGTCGGCCAGCACGTCGCCAGCCTCGCCGGGGAGAACCTCGCCGTCCCCGCGATGGAACTCGGCGGCAACAACGCTCACGTCGTCACCGCCGACGCCGACCTCGACCGCGCCATCGACGGTGCGACGTTCGGTTCGTTCGTCCATCAGGGGCAGGTCTGTATCAGTATCAATCGCCATATCGTCCACGAGGACATCTACGACGAGTACGTCGAGCGCCTGACCGAGCGTGCAGCGTCGCTCCCGGTCGGCAGCGCACACGACGAGGACACGGTCGTCGGCCCCATCATCGACGAGGGCCAGCGCGACGAGATGCTCGGCTACGTCGAGGAGACCGTTGACGCGGGGGCAACCCTCGAGACCGGCGGCAAAACCGTTCCTCTCGACGGCGTCGATGACTCGCTGGTCGTCGCGCCGACCGTCCTCTCCGACGTCACGAACGATATGGCCGCCGCGTGTAACGAGCACTTCGGTCCGATCGCCCCGGTCATCCCGTTCTCGGATGTCGACGAGGCCGTCGCCCTCGCGAACGATACGGAATTCGGCCTCTCTGGCGCGGTCCACGCCGGCGACCTCGAGGTCGCGAAGGATATCGCCGATCGGATGGAAACGGGGAACGTCCACATCAACGACCAGCCGATCAACGACGAGGCGCACGTCCCCTTCAGCGGAATCGGAGCCTCCGGCATGGGAACGTACAACAGCGACGCGTTCCTCCACGAAATAACCGAGACGAAGTGGATCTCCATCCAGCACGACGCTCGAGACTACCCGTTCTGATCCCGTTCTGATCGACGGCTGACGACCGCGGTGTCTCCGCGGGTCAGTCGTCGCGCTCGGCCGCGAGACTCTCTTTCAGCGTCAAACGAATTCCTCCCGCGATTGCAACCGATCAGTACCCGGTCCCGAGGTAGGTATGCACCGCGTTCGCCTCCTCGAGTTCGTCGGCGAAGGCGATCGCGAAGTCTTCCATCGTGATGTAGCTGTCTCCCTCTTCGTCGGCGACGAGTTCTCCCGCGGCGGTTCGATACTCCCCGGTTCGCTCGCCGGGCTCGATCATCGCGGCCGGCGCGAGATAGGTCCACTCGAGGTCGTCGGCGTCGCTGAGAATTTCGAAGGCGTCGATCGCGGCTCGCGCGACCGGTTCCCACTCGTCGGGGAACTCCTCGCTCTCGATGAGTCGCGTCTCGGGGCCGACATGGAGCCCACCGGCACCGCCGGTCCAGACGAGTCGGTCGACCGACGCGCGTCGCAGTCCCTCGATGGCCGATTCCATCATCTCCGTGAGGATTTCGGGGGACTTGTCGTCGCTCGGCCCCAGCGCGGACGCCACCGCGTCGTGACCGGTCGCGAGTTTCGCGATATCGTCGGAATCGGTCGCGTCGCCGGAAATCGCGACCAGATCGGGGTCGTCGAGCTCGAGAGCCCCGCTGCGCGAGACGCCGGTCACTCGGTGTCCCCGGTCGAGTAACTCGTCCGCGATTCGGTTACCGATGCGTCCGCTCGCGCCTAGCAGTAAGACGTCCATGGATTCGCTCATCGCGTGGTAGTAGCACCGATCGCACAATAGCCCTTTCCCAACCAGATTCCCTTGCGGGTTTCGGCGGGACGAGACTCGAGAAAGAGGGGTGTGAATCGATCGAATCCGCTCGGCTATCGCCGCCAGTACGCGGCCGCCATTACTTTCGACTCGCTCGCCGGAAGAAGGCGATCGCGGCACCAAGCAGCGTCAGGTTCTGGAGGAACGAGGTGAGTTCCTCGTCGCGCGATTCCGAATCGACGGCCCAGAAGTCGTGCATGACCGGCGTGACTCCCGCGAAGAACGTCGCGATGCTTGCCGCGGAGAGCTTCGGCGATTTCCAGAAGCCGATACCGATGCTCCCGCCGAGCAGGAGTCCGCTCGAGGCCGGGACGAGCGTCTCGGCGAACGGAACGCCCTTGGCGTCCGCGTAGGCGATGCGCCCGTCGAGATTCGTCAGGTTGCGAACCGCAAGTAGTGCGAGCCCACCCGCAAAGAGGAGTCGGCCGAACTGAGACGGCGTGCTATCGTCCGTCGTTTCAGACATCACTGGATTCGATGGATCCCGCAGAGTTAACTCTTCTTTTCTCGAGTCGACTGTAGTGATTTCGATTGCCAAGAAATGTTCACTATCCCGGAAATATATGCCGCGTTCCCCGGTCCACTGGGAACCATACCCAACGGCGAGACCGGTGTCGATGATACCGAGCCGTTGGACCCCCGATTCGGAGCGGAATCGGAGGGATGGGGATTCCGTCGATTATCGGAGCCCGCTTTCCCGGAGGATCCGCCGGCCCGACTCCATGAGTCGGTCGCGGTGCTTCCTCGCCGTCTCGTTGTACAGGTCGCCGTCCAGTTTGACGATTTCGCCGTCGACGAGCACGGTATCGACGTTCGCGACGCCCGCTTGGAAGACGACCGTCTCGACCGGATCGTGGACCGGCGACGTGTTGATATCGTCCGTCCGAATCAGCGTGATGTCCGCCCGCTTGCCCGGCGTCAGCGAGCCGATCTCGTCCTCGAGGCCGAGCGCTCGGGCCCCGTCGATCGTCGCGAGCTCGAGTGCGCGTTCGGCGGGCAGCGAGACTGTCTCGATCTGTTCGTTTCGCTCGACAGCCGGCTGGTTGTCGAGTGCTCGTTGGACCTGTAGTGCCATCCGCGTCTGGGTGAACAGATCGCCGCTCACGTTCGAAACGATGTCGACACCGACCGACGGAATCCCGCCGCCATCGATGGTCTCTCGGAGCGCCGGCATCCCCATGCCCATCTGCATCTCGACCTCGGGAGTGGTCGACACCGACCCGCCGGAGTCGCCGATGAGGTCGAATTCGTCTTCGGTGAGGCGGTTCGCGTGGACGTAATTGAGGTCGTCGCCGAGGAGTCCGAGTTCGTCGAGCGTTTCCACGCCGCCCGGGCCGAGCGACCCAATGTGCATCGAGGCCGGAATCCCGAGTTCGCGAGCGAGTTCGATATCCTGCGTGACGACTTCGTCCGTCGAGTAGTCTGGGCCGCGGATCCCCATCGCCAGCGTGAGTCGCTCGTCGTCGGTGGGGAACCGTTCGCGGTGCAGTCGACGGATATCGTCCGGGTGGGGTTCCGTGCTGTTCTCCCACCACGTCGCGCTGTCGTCGCCCGGCGGGCCGTGTGCGAACACCGCCCGGATACCGGCGTCCTCGAGGCCGTCTATCGCGCGGTTGGTGTGACCCGGCGAGTTCGCGATGTGGAACCAATCCAGGATCGTCGTCGTCCCGGCGTTGAGTTGCTCGACGGCACCGAAGAGGTTGCCCAGATACGCGTCGACGGGCCGGTAGTGACTGCTGATTTCGCCGAGCATCGTGTCCAGGTACTCGGAGAACGACCAGTCTCCCGCCACGCCCCGAACACCCGCTTGCCACGTGTGGAGATGGGAATTGACGAATCCCGGAATGACGATCGCGTCGCTGGCGTCGATGACGTGGGCGTCCGTCTCGTCGACAGACCGGTCGATTCGCTCGATCGTTCCATCCTCGACGAGAACGTCGCTATCGCGGCGGACGCCGATATCCGAATCGACGGGGACGACCGTCCCGTCTTTGATCACGATTCGACCGTTTGAGTCGCCGTCCGAATCGGCGGTCCCCGATCTATCGGCCGCTTCGGCACTCCCGAGCGAAGCGAACGACAGTGCCGTCGCACTGCCGAGTTTGAGGTAGTTTCGCCTCGATACGTCGGGGCCGTCAGCGTCGCTCGTTCGTCTCATGGAATCTGCGAATCATCGTTCAGGGCGGGACGGAATAGGATTTGATTCGGAACATACCAACACCCCTCGCCGATCGTTCATATCACGCTCCGCAAACAGCGAAGACCGGGTTCCGTCACTCGTCGCCCGCGATCCCTGCGGATTCCGACCGATCTGGCGGCTCGTTCGAGAGGAATGTCGTCGCGAGCCACGCTTCGGCGCGTGTCACGCGGTACTGGAGCGTCGAAATCGGAATCCCTTCGGCGTCGGCGATCTCCTGTAATGAGCACCGGCGGGGCGTCTCGTAGTAGCCGTATTCGACGGCCAACTCGAGCGCTTCACGCTGTGCATACGGCAGATCGGCACCGGATGCGCGGCCGGTCTGCCACGTGGGCGATTGCTCGAGTCGCTCGAACTCAAGCGTGAGCCCCTCGCGAAGGTGTTCCTCGAGGGCGTCGTAAATCGGACTCAGAGACACCTCGTCGTCCGTGAGGAGCCGCCATCTGTACTCGTTTCCGTCCTGTTCGGCTCGGCACAACATGCCGTCCCCGAGGTAGTCGGCCGCGAGATACGGAATCGATCGGCACCCGTTACCTTCGGACTGTCGAGAATAGATGAGCCGGCTCGTCGGCTCTCGAGCAAGCACTTCGTACGTCAAGTCGAGCTGACAGCCGCCCATTCCTTGGAGATTGGTACATCGTTCCAGTTTCTCGAGCCGTCGATCGTACGCCTCGAGGGCTTCTCGCGGCCCCGTCACTTCGTCTACTCTCCACATGGTATCAGTAGTTGCCTGACACGAAAGCGTTCGGGAGTAGAGTCCGGACTGATCGATGAAGACGTCCATCATGTTATCCGCTCCCCGCTCGTAGGAGACGGTAAAAGCGAACTCCTGCATGGTCGGTCCTTCGGGCGGTATTCCCATGAAGCCCGTGGTAGATTTGCTCGGACGACGTGTGCTGGCGTTCCATCGTCGAGGGTGAAAGTAGATGCCTTCGGGGGTTGGCTCCTCCTCGAACACGTTGAGGGCCGCCCGGTAAGACACCTGCTCGAGATCGTAGTAGATCTTCAGAACTCGCTTCCAAATATCATGAGGAACTAGCCGACGTTCCCCGTGACTGCAATCGGCAGCATCTGGTTAACGCGGTAGGTATTCGACACCACCTTGCAAAACTATCTATTTTGAATACTGTATACTAATCGTAGAAGTCTGGTGTCGAACGCAGTCGAAAGGCCGTTCACGATTGGGTTCACAAGTGCGATCTACAGCCAGCTGTTGACGAGAATCCGACCCACGTTCGCTTGACGAGACGGTGATTCAACTCGACGAACACCGCTATTGGCTGTCTACTGCGGTTGATCCGCAAACGAACAAGACCGCCATATAACGTTGTATCCAACGATTCTGACCGCATTCAGGGCGATTTCTGCAGGAAACTCCGGAGAAATACGAACTTGCTGATGCTGTGTTTCTCGTCGATGGAGCAAAACGTTTCCAGATCAAACTATTTTAGTCACGCATAACCGTCAAAGCTGAATCGTGGCTCCAAGCCTTCGCTGGCTGGCAGAACGCTACAAACGATACACGACCCTGCTCGCCTCCCCAAGATTCTTTTAAATAGTGTCTATTGGAGTACCTGAAGACGGTCTCAGATCGTGACCCGTACTTCGAGCGGACAGTTGCGGTGTTGTTACAGAAGGTACAGGCGAAAGCCCACGGCTTTAGCCGTGGGATGAAGCCGTCACTGCTGAATCAAACCACGCTACAGTAGCAGTCTGGATATTCTCCCGTTCTGAGCCACCAACTTTTACAAGGATTCAACACTATATTACACGTGTAATGGTCGAGGTGAGTGTGGAAACCACGTTCCGCAATCCTAGTCGCTCTCGACGCCGAGAGTGGCAACAAGCTACCCTCATCCTCCGCGAGTGCAAGCAATGGCTCGTAGACGGATGGGAGGACGGCACGCTCATCTCGTCCGTAACGACTGGCGATATCGACAATCCACTCTACTCAGCACTCCAAAACCAAGCCATCCGCAATGCGAAGAACGACTACAATGACGAACCCGTCGAGTACACGGGCGAACAACCCATCGAAGTCAACAACCAGAACTGGGAAATCCATACAACAGAGAACGATTCTGTTGTCATCGGATTCCCGTGTATTTCTGATTGGTGGTACACACCAATCCACGTCCACGACAGCATCGAAGAACCCGTCCAAGCCCTACTCGATGGGAATGCTGAGAAAACGAAACTCAGCGTCTGGCGCGAAGGTGACAATTGGCACTGCTCGTTCACCGTTGAATACGACGAAGAACACGCAGGCGAGGAAACACCTATCGGTGTTGACGTTGGCCACAACTACATCCTCGCTGCAACGCCAGACGATGCGAGTGCTGAGTCGTTCCTTGTGAGTGGGAAGAAATACAAGTTCGTGCGACGGTACTACCGTTCCCTTCGTGATTCGCTACAGGAAGCGGGTGCGCTTCGCGCACGCAACCACGTTGGTAACAAGGAGTACCGCCGTATCGAAGACGCTAACCACACCCTCTCAAAACGACTTGTCGAGTACGCCAGTCAATTCGAGAATCCCGTCATCAAACTCGAAAATCTCGAAGGTATTCGTGACGGTAGTGAGTGGGGTGGTGTCCACTCGTGGCCGTTCTACGAACTCCAGCAGTTCATCACGTATAAGGCTGAAAAGGAAGGGATTCGTGTCGAGAAAGTTGACCCTGAAAACACGAGTCAGGAGTGTAGCCAGTGTGGTGAACTCGTAGGTCGTAACGGGAGTGAGTTCGAGTGTTCGCATTGCGGATACGTACGGCACGCGGATTTGAACGCTGCGGAGAACATTAGCAATCGAGAGGGTGAATCATGCACGGCGTAACACTTGCGGTGACGCGAACCGTGCGGCCCAGCACGTTGAAGAACGTGCCGACAGCATTGCTGTCGCCTGCCACGTGCAGGTGGGAAGGCTCGTTTGACCGAGCTACACGCGCTGCAAAGCACGCTCGTGGTAATAATCGAGCGGTGACCATTGAAAGCGTCACGCGAAAGCGTATTTGAACGCTGAGGAAACGCGCAACCTTAATATCCCCATCGGGGAATCCCACCCGTTCACGGGTGGGTGGAGGTCAATCGAGTATCACGTCGGTGTACTCGAAGGCCGCGATATCGACCAGCCCGTTGGTTGTCAATCGAAGTTCCGGGATGACCTCGAGTGCGAGGAAGGTCAACGTGTGAACGCCGCCCTCATGGTCGAGACCCAGTGCCCGTGCCTGTGACTGGACTGTCTCGAACTGTTCGGTAACTACCGCCAGCGGTTCGTCAGACATGAGGCCGCCGACGGGGAGCTCGAGCGTCTCGATCGTATCGGTCGTTGGATCGTAGGCCGCCACGCCGCCGCCGACTTCGCCGAGATGGTTTGCGACGGCGGCCATCGGGTCGAAGGCCGCGCCTACCACGAGACAGTTGTGTGCGTCGTGCGCGACGGTTACACCGACGGCACCGCGGTCGAGGCCGAGCCCGTGGACGAAGCCGTTGCCAATGTTGCCCGACCCGCCGTGGCGTTCGATGACCGATATCGCGGCCACATCCGCTGTCGGGTCCGGAACGACGATGTCAGTGCCGTCGCGGGACTCGACTGGGAGGGCCTGTTCCGTACGCTTGGTCTGGATCCGCCCCACAGCATCGATCACCTGCACACGGGCAGGGCCGGAGCCGGCGTATTCAAGTGCCAGTTCTGCCGGCTCAACACGGTCGAACGCGACGGTGTCGGTTTCCACAGCAGTCTCCGGCGGCGCTTCGAGAGACGGATCGACGACGCCGTCGACGACCACGTGTTCAACGTCCCACGCCGCGAGGTCGTCGAGGAGCGCCAGATCGGCCGGTGCGCCGGGTGCGACGCGACCGAACGGAACACCGTAGCTCTCCGCAGTGTTGATCGTTGCAAGTTGAATCGCTTCGACCGGATCGATCCCATCTTCGATCGCTCGTCTGACGGCGAAGTCGACGCTTCCCAACTCCATCAGTTCGCTTACGTCGCGGTCGTCGCTACACAGCGAGAGTCGACGGCTGTCGACATCCGAGCGGTTTACGAGCCCGATCAGTCGGTCGAGGTTCTTGCTAC from Natrinema versiforme harbors:
- a CDS encoding amidohydrolase family protein, translating into MRRTSDADGPDVSRRNYLKLGSATALSFASLGSAEAADRSGTADSDGDSNGRIVIKDGTVVPVDSDIGVRRDSDVLVEDGTIERIDRSVDETDAHVIDASDAIVIPGFVNSHLHTWQAGVRGVAGDWSFSEYLDTMLGEISSHYRPVDAYLGNLFGAVEQLNAGTTTILDWFHIANSPGHTNRAIDGLEDAGIRAVFAHGPPGDDSATWWENSTEPHPDDIRRLHRERFPTDDERLTLAMGIRGPDYSTDEVVTQDIELARELGIPASMHIGSLGPGGVETLDELGLLGDDLNYVHANRLTEDEFDLIGDSGGSVSTTPEVEMQMGMGMPALRETIDGGGIPSVGVDIVSNVSGDLFTQTRMALQVQRALDNQPAVERNEQIETVSLPAERALELATIDGARALGLEDEIGSLTPGKRADITLIRTDDINTSPVHDPVETVVFQAGVANVDTVLVDGEIVKLDGDLYNETARKHRDRLMESGRRILRESGLR
- a CDS encoding RNA-guided endonuclease TnpB family protein translates to MVEVSVETTFRNPSRSRRREWQQATLILRECKQWLVDGWEDGTLISSVTTGDIDNPLYSALQNQAIRNAKNDYNDEPVEYTGEQPIEVNNQNWEIHTTENDSVVIGFPCISDWWYTPIHVHDSIEEPVQALLDGNAEKTKLSVWREGDNWHCSFTVEYDEEHAGEETPIGVDVGHNYILAATPDDASAESFLVSGKKYKFVRRYYRSLRDSLQEAGALRARNHVGNKEYRRIEDANHTLSKRLVEYASQFENPVIKLENLEGIRDGSEWGGVHSWPFYELQQFITYKAEKEGIRVEKVDPENTSQECSQCGELVGRNGSEFECSHCGYVRHADLNAAENISNREGESCTA
- the ade gene encoding adenine deaminase; protein product: MDTAANHCPWGSIAMTRTDTVDLTISGTLVDVLNGTLRETTVAVDDGEIVALADRPANREIEAEYIAPGLIDAHMHIESSMVTAAHYGNAVLDRGVTSVVADPHEIANVCGLAGVRGMIKDAAHTPLKIRFTAPSSVPASHLQDGGATLDAAAVEDLLGDEQVIALGEVMNVPGVLAGEEAIHDKIEAARERGLTVDGHAPRVTGSELQSVAQYLDTDHESVTEAEALEKLNAGMRVYIREGSCSKNLDRLIGLVNRSDVDSRRLSLCSDDRDVSELMELGSVDFAVRRAIEDGIDPVEAIQLATINTAESYGVPFGRVAPGAPADLALLDDLAAWDVEHVVVDGVVDPSLEAPPETAVETDTVAFDRVEPAELALEYAGSGPARVQVIDAVGRIQTKRTEQALPVESRDGTDIVVPDPTADVAAISVIERHGGSGNIGNGFVHGLGLDRGAVGVTVAHDAHNCLVVGAAFDPMAAVANHLGEVGGGVAAYDPTTDTIETLELPVGGLMSDEPLAVVTEQFETVQSQARALGLDHEGGVHTLTFLALEVIPELRLTTNGLVDIAAFEYTDVILD
- a CDS encoding helix-turn-helix domain-containing protein, with product MQEFAFTVSYERGADNMMDVFIDQSGLYSRTLSCQATTDTMWRVDEVTGPREALEAYDRRLEKLERCTNLQGMGGCQLDLTYEVLAREPTSRLIYSRQSEGNGCRSIPYLAADYLGDGMLCRAEQDGNEYRWRLLTDDEVSLSPIYDALEEHLREGLTLEFERLEQSPTWQTGRASGADLPYAQREALELAVEYGYYETPRRCSLQEIADAEGIPISTLQYRVTRAEAWLATTFLSNEPPDRSESAGIAGDE